A section of the Phaseolus vulgaris cultivar G19833 chromosome 8, P. vulgaris v2.0, whole genome shotgun sequence genome encodes:
- the LOC137825625 gene encoding RING-H2 finger protein ATL11-like has product MSMQKESTLIRLLIFDQGHAWLALLHLLIHMSPPVTGQSVTPTIEPDDNNSVIAIMVIIAVMFLISAFISLYSRKCSDRQAQTRGILDLAASTGATGNPSSQSEPNGLSQSTIETFPTFLYSDVKGFKIGKETLACAVCLSEFQDHETLRVIPKCCHVYHPNCIDLWLTSHSTCPVCRANLVPQPEDMNMNTNMLPMLSIQVPDEDEDEDQSGEHEQESVISEEGKRGHDDVDSPKVDMLRRIHTLHQSRPSRSRSTGFLSTLLFPRSNSMGQLAQPGENYERFTLRLPEEVQSQMANFRLKRANSCACFTRMSSGTWGYRTRSVGSGRGRGCVQYERFNGEEQWGFSLTPPSLVKNDSNRSSRKSLVQCSGVVLDYNPNE; this is encoded by the coding sequence atgagcaTGCAAAAAGAGAGCACTCTCATTAGACTCCTCATTTTCGACCAAGGTCATGCATGGCTCGCTCTTTTGCACCTTCTCATTCACATGTCACCGCCAGTAACCGGTCAATCGGTAACTCCGACGATAGAACCCGACGACAACAATTCCGTGATCGCCATCATGGTCATCATCGCCGTAATGTTCCTCATCTCAGCCTTCATCTCTCTCTACTCTCGCAAATGCTCCGACCGACAAGCACAGACACGTGGCATTCTCGACCTCGCCGCATCCACAGGCGCAACCGGTAATCCGTCGTCGCAAAGCGAACCCAACGGTCTCAGCCAATCCACCATAGAAACCTTCCCCACATTCCTCTACTCCGACGTGAAGGGTTTCAAAATCGGAAAAGAGACGCTAGCATGCGCCGTGTGCTTGAGCGAGTTCCAAGACCACGAAACCCTTCGCGTGATCCCCAAATGTTGCCACGTGTACCACCCTAATTGCATCGACCTGTGGTTAACGTCTCACTCCACTTGTCCAGTGTGTCGCGCCAACCTCGTTCCACAACCTGAAGATATGAACATGAACACGAACATGCTACCAATGTTGTCCATTCAGGTACccgatgaagatgaagatgaagatcaAAGTGGTGAACATGAACAAGAGAGTGTTATCAGTGAGGAAGGAAAAAGAGGCCATGATGACGTGGACTCGCCGAAGGTGGATATGCTTCGGAGGATTCACACATTGCATCAGAGCCGTCCATCAAGGTCGAGGTCCACGGGGTTCTTATCCACTCTCTTGTTTCCGCGATCGAACTCAATGGGGCAATTGGCGCAGCCAGGGGAGAACTATGAGAGGTTTACGCTAAGGTTACCGGAGGAGGTACAAAGCCAGATGGCGAACTTCAGGCTTAAGCGTGCGAATAGTTGTGCATGCTTTACGAGAATGAGCAGTGGCACGTGGGGGTATAGAACGAGAAGCGTGGGGAGTGGACGTGGGAGAGGGTGTGTGCAGTATGAGAGGTTCAATGGTGAGGAACAATGGGGTTTCTCTTTGACACCACCGAGCCTCGTTAAAAACGATTCGAATAGATCCTCCAGAAAATCATTGGTTCAATGTTCAGGTGTGGTGTTGGATTATAATCCtaatgaatga